The genomic interval GTGATAATTTTATTATCATAATATTCCCTAAAATTTGTAATTTCTGCTTCCATTAATTCACCCAGGTTATTCATAATCATCTCTATATTCATAATATTTTCTAATACATCATAACTTAATTGTATGCATGACAGTCATTATTATAAAGTGCCATGCTGGTTAAAAACTTATATGAGTTAATAATACTAACAATAATGAAAAATATCATTATAGGAAAACTAACAGTTATCACCGGTCCTATGTTTTCAGGCAAAACTTCAAGATTAATTGAACTGTTAGAACGGGAAATTCTGGCAGGGCGAAATACTTTATTATTTAAGCCAGAAATGGACAAAAGATATGATACGACATTTGTGACCACCCATAAGGGCATGAGGCTTCCAGCAATAGTGTTAAATACAGATAATGAGGGCGTGGAGAAAATGTACAACCTGTCTAAAAATGTGGATGTGATAGGCATAGACGAAGCCCAGTTCTGGAATCACGGATCCATATTGCCCGAGATAGCAGATAAAATTGCCAGTGAAAATAAAATTGTTTATGCAGCTGCCCTGAACAAAAACCATCTTGGAAACCCTTTTAAAACTTCTATGGATATTATATCAAGGGCGGACCAGGTTTATTCATTGACCGCAGTATGTGCAAAATGCGGTGAAGATGCGACATTTTCTCAGAGAATTTTGAATGGCAAAGAAATATTCGGCGAGCAGATAAAAATAGGCGGCATGGAGAGTTATGAACCGCGATGCAGAAAATGTTTTGTTTACCCTGATGTATCTGAAGTTCAAAGGCTTGAAGAGTAATACTGCAATTTCCTGCAATAAACTTTGAAATAACTACAACCGGAATCATGGAATAAGTGTAATTACATTA from Ferroplasma acidiphilum carries:
- a CDS encoding thymidine kinase, which translates into the protein MKNIIIGKLTVITGPMFSGKTSRLIELLEREILAGRNTLLFKPEMDKRYDTTFVTTHKGMRLPAIVLNTDNEGVEKMYNLSKNVDVIGIDEAQFWNHGSILPEIADKIASENKIVYAAALNKNHLGNPFKTSMDIISRADQVYSLTAVCAKCGEDATFSQRILNGKEIFGEQIKIGGMESYEPRCRKCFVYPDVSEVQRLEE